In the Anopheles moucheti unplaced genomic scaffold, idAnoMoucSN_F20_07 scaffold_128_ctg1, whole genome shotgun sequence genome, CGCGAGAATCTTTCGTAGATGACGAATTCCGGGCGCACTGCGTGAACTCCAACCAGCTTCGCTGCTTTCTTCTTGCGTCTCTCCTCACGGGTCTCCGATGGCACTCGTTGCGGTATATTCCATTCCGTCTCCGGTAGGTGCAGGAACTCGGGCCCATGAAACCAGCGCTCGGAAGCAaggttgtattttaaattgGCCCACTTAGTCGCTTCGTCAGCTACGTTCATCGTGGTTGGGACCCATCGCCATTCGTCGGTCGAAGTCGTTTCCAGCACTTCTGCGATTCTGTGTGCTACGAAAACCGAGTACTTGCGATGATCTGCGTTCAGCCAGTCCACAACTGTTGAATCCGTCCAGAAGCAGTAGCGATGAATGGTCTGTCGATGAGCGCCCGCTATCGCGGTGGCTAGTCTGCATCCCATGACGGCGGCCTGCAATTCTAGCTTAGGAACGGATAAGTATTTAAGTGGTGCTACTCTTGCCTTTGATCCAACCAGAACTACTTCAATCCTTCCTTCATACTCGAAGCGGAAATACGCGACCGCCGCATATCCGTCAGCACCCGCGTCAACGAACACATGAAGCTGCAGGGACAATTCAGGTAGCGGAACCAACTGTCGATAGCATCGAGGAATCACGATACTCTCTAGCTCCGGCAATCGTTCCATCCACAAATCCCATTTACGCCGTATTTCGTCGGGGACTTCATCGTCCCAGCTCAGCTGGCAACGCCATACCTCCTGCAGAAGAACTTTTAAATAGAACAGCACACCAGCAATCAAGCCCAACGGATCGTATATAGACATCAGGGTTTTAAGCATTTGCCTTTTGGATAGCGGTTTGTCTTTACGTGCCAACTCAAGGTGTCTTACGCGGGAAAGCTTAAAGCTGAAGCTGTCCGTCGTGgtgtcccaccacattcccagCACCTTCTCGGGTTTCAGGCACGATTCGAAATCCATCTCCTTTCCGGCTTCCTGGTTTCCTTTTACCGTCATCATTACTTTGCTGCTATTTGAAAGCCAATTGTGGAGAGAGAATCCGGCGTTAGTATGAATTTGGCTCACCTGGTGCGCTAGCTCTgtagcttcctcttctgtttcCACACTCGTCAGCATATCGTCCACATAATGTTCCTCCTTAATGCATTGTACCGCTCGAGGATACTGTGAAAGATATTTTTCGGCATTCTCATTCTTCACATATTGCGCTGTACAAGGAGAACACGCTGCACCGAATGTCATTCTTAACATGACGTATTCCTGTGGTTCTACACTAGTTTTCCCCCATCGCCATAGGAAACGCTGGCTGTGTATGTCGTCGCCGTCGATTTGTACCTGGTGGTACATCTCCGTAATGTCGGCCGCCACTCCGATTTTATACTcccgaaaacgaaacaacacagCTTGCAGCGAAGTCAGTAGATCGGGTCCGGTCAGCAGCTTCTTGTTCAGTGAGACACCCCTCACTTCAGCAGCCGCATCCCCACACCAATCGGATCTTATTCGGCTTGTTCGGGTTAGTAACGGGAAACACGGGCAGATACCACTTCCTAGGATAGAACGTTTTACGTTCATCGTCCGTCACTTGTCGCACGTAACCTTTCGTTACATAATCTTGCATTATCCCGTTGATTTTCTCAGTGAGATTTTCATCCGCCTTCATTTTTCTCTCGAGGCATTTTAGTCGGGACAGTGCCATGTGGCGATTTTCCGGCATGA is a window encoding:
- the LOC128309264 gene encoding uncharacterized protein LOC128309264; this translates as MTFGAACSPCTAQYVKNENAEKYLSQYPRAVQCIKEEHYVDDMLTSVETEEEATELAHQVSQIHTNAGFSLHNWLSNSSKVMMTVKGNQEAGKEMDFESCLKPEKVLGMWWDTTTDSFSFKLSRVRHLELARKDKPLSKRQMLKTLMSIYDPLGLIAGVLFYLKVLLQEVWRCQLSWDDEVPDEIRRKWDLWMERLPELESIVIPRCYRQLVPLPELSLQLHVFVDAGADGYAAVAYFRFEYEGRIEVVLVGSKARVAPLKYLSVPKLELQAAVMGCRLATAIAGAHRQTIHRYCFWTDSTVVDWLNADHRKYSVFVAHRIAEVLETTSTDEWRWVPTTMNVADEATKWANLKYNLASERWFHGPEFLHLPETEWNIPQRVPSETREERRKKKAAKLVGVHAVRPEFVIYERFSRWTRLVRTMAYVCRYVKIVMKSDSRSTGPLTREEVQAAEKAIIRDVQRSAFPDEYKLLQKHKENPNATPWKCPITRSSSLFKRNPYMDEEGILRISGRIDRCHFVDLSTKRPIILPGKHYVTELIVDDVHRHYKHGSQETVVNEVRQRYDVPALRS